A portion of the Carya illinoinensis cultivar Pawnee chromosome 11, C.illinoinensisPawnee_v1, whole genome shotgun sequence genome contains these proteins:
- the LOC122281307 gene encoding adenosylhomocysteinase-like encodes MNKDIIMVRHMKMMKNNAIVCNIGHFDNEIDMHGLETYPAHEFGFCNWASQLCYVLHFHKPVITQLKLWNKRGTGKYEKKVYVPPKHLDEKVTALHLGKLGSKLTKLTPAQAANINVSVEGPYKPPLLGAILT; translated from the exons ATGAATAAGGACATTATCATGGTTCGCCAcatgaagatgatgaagaacaaTGCAATTGTATGCAACATTGGCCATTTTGACAATGAGATTGATATGCATGGTCTGGAAACTTACCCTG CTCATGAATTTGGGTTCTGCAACTGGGCATCCCAGCTTTGTTATGTCCTGCACTTTCACAAACCAGTGATCACTCAGCTTAAACTTTGGAACAAGAGGGGAACTGGAAAGTATGAGAAGAAGGTATATGTGCCGCCCAAGCATTTGGATGAGAAGGTCACAGCTCTTCATCTTGGAAAACTTGGGTCTAAACTTACCAAGCTTACTCCAGCTCAAGCTGCAAACATCAATGTTTCTGTTGAAGGTCCTTACAAGCCCCCACTGTTGGGAGCTATTCTGACATag